In Erigeron canadensis voucher CCANA20171209 chloroplast, complete genome, one DNA window encodes the following:
- the ycf2 gene encoding hypothetical chloroplast RF21, with protein sequence MTGHEFKSWILELREILREIKNSHYFLDSWTQFNSVGSFIHIFFHQERFIKLFDSRIWSILLSHNSQGSTSNRYFTIKGVILFGVAVLIYRINNRNMVERKNLYLIGLLPIPMNSIGPRNDTLEESVGSSNINRLIVSLLYLPKGKKIYESSFLNPKESTWVLPITKKFSMPESNWGSRWWRGWIGKKSDSSCKISNETVAGIEILFKEKDLKYLEFFFVYYRDDPIRKDHDWELFDRLSLRKRQNRINLNSGPLFEIFVKHWICYLMSAFREKIPIEVEGFFKQQGAGSTIQSNDIEHVSHLFSRNKWAISLQNCAQFHMWQFRQDLFVSWGKNPPESDFLRNVSRDNLIWLDNVWLVNKDRFFRKVRNVSSNIQYDSTRSSFVQVRDSSQLKGSSDQSRDHFDSISNEDSEYHTLINQREIQQLKERSILWDPSFLQTEGTEIESNRFPKCLSGYSSMSRLFTEREKQMINHLLPEEIEEFLGNPTRSVRSFFSDRWSELHLGSNPTERSTRDQKLLKKQQDLSFLRRAEKKEMVNLFKIITYLQNTVSIHPISSDSGCDMVPKDEPDMDSSNKISFLNKNPFFDLFHLFHDRNRGGYTLHHDFESEERFQEMADLFTLSITEPDLVYHKRFAFSIDSYGLDPKQFLNGVFNSRYEWKTTSLLVLSVLLPIFYEENESFYRRIRKKRVRIFCGNDLEEPKPKIVVFASNNIMEAVNQYRLIRNLIQIQHSTHRYIRNVLNRFFLMNRSDRNFEYGIQRDQIGKDTLNHRTLMKYTINQHLSNLKKSQKRWLDPLIFFSRTERSMNRDPDAYRYKWSTGSNNFQEHLEHFVSEQKSRFQVVFDRLRINPYSIDWSEVIDKKDLSKPLRFFLSKLLLFLSNSLPFLFVSFGNIPIHRSEIYIYELKGPNDPQFLESIGLQIVHLKKLKPFLLDDHETCQKSKFLINGGTISPFLFNKIPKWMIDSFHTRNNRRKSFDNTDSYFSMIFHDQYNWLNPAKSFHRSSLRSSFYKANKLRFLNNPHHFCFYCNKRFPFYVEKARINNYDFTYGQFLNILFIRNKIFSLCVGKKKPAFWGRDTISAIESQVSNIFIPKAFPQSGDETYNLYKSFHFPSRSNPFVRRAIYSIADIYGTPLTEGQIVNFERIYCQPLSDMNLSDSEGKSLYQYLNFNSNMGLIHTPCSEKFLPSEKRKQRSLCLKKCVEKGQMYRTFQRDSAYSTLSKWNLFQTYMPWFLTSTGYRYLKFLFLDTFSDLLPIRSSSQKFVSIFHDIMHGSDISWRILQKKLCLPQWNLISEISSKCFHNLLLSEEMIHRNNKSPLISTHLTNVREFLYAILFLLLVAAYLVCTHLLFVFGASSELQTEFEKVKSLMIPSSMIELRKLLDRYPASEPNSFWLKNLFLVALKQLGDSLGGNMLLGGGPTYGVKSIRSKKKYLNINLIDIIDLISIIPNPINRITFSRNTRYLSHTSKEIYSLIRKRKNVNGDWIDDKIESWVANSDSIDDEKREFLVQFSTLTTEKRIDQILLSLTHSDHLSKNDSGYQMIEQPGAIYLRYLVDIHKKYLMNYEFNTSSLAERRIFLAHYQTITYSQTACGANSFHFPSHGKPFSLRLALSLSRGILVIGSIGTGRSYLVKYLAKNSYLPFITVFLNKFLDNKSQGFDDIDIDDIDDIDASDDMDASDDIDASDDILDMELELLTSMNALTMDMMPEDEDRLYITLQFELAKAMSPCIIWIPNIHDLDVNESNYFSLGLLVNLLSMDYETRNILVIASTHIPQKVDPALIAPNKLNTCIKIRRLLIPQQRKHFFTLSYTRGFHLEKKMFHTNGFGSITMGSNARDLVALTNEALSISITQKKSIIDTNTIRSALHRQIWDLRSQVRSVQDHGILFYQIGRAVAQNVLLSNCPMDPISIYMKKKSCNEVDYYLYNWYFELGTSMKKLTILLYLLSCSAGSVTQDLWSLPGPDEKNGITPYGLVENDSGLVRGLLEVEGALVGSSRTCSQFDKDRVTLLLRPEPRNPLDMMQNGSCSILDQRFLYEKDESEFEEGEGEGALDRQQIEEDLFNHIVWAPRIWRPWGFLFDCIERPNSLGFPYWSRSFRGKRIIYDEEDELQENDSEFLQSGTVQYQTRDRSSKEQGLFRISQFIWDPADPLFFLFKTQPFVSVFSDRELFADEEMSKGLLTPQTNPPTSLYKRWFIKKTQEKHFELLINRQRWLRTNHSLSNGSFRSNTLSESYQYLSNLFLSNGTLLDQMTKALLRKRWLFPDEMQIGFMEQEKVFPFLSRKDMWP encoded by the coding sequence ATGACAGGACATGAATTCAAGTCCTGGATTTTAGAATTGAGAGAGATATTGAGAGAGATCAAGAATTCTCACTATTTCTTAGATTCCTGGACCCAATTCAATTCAGTGGGATCTTTCATTCACATTTTTTTCCACCAAGAACGTTTTATAAAACTTTTTGACTCCCGAATTTGGAGTATCCTACTTTCACACAATTCACAGGGTTCAACAAGCAATCGATATTTCACGATCAAGGGTGTAATACTCTTTGGAGTAGCGGTCCTTATATATCGTATTAACAATCGAAATATGGTCGAAAGAAAAAATCTCTATTTGATAGGGCTTCTTCCTATACCTATGAATTCCATTGGACCCAGAAATGATACATTGGAAGAATCCGTTGGGTCTTCCAATATCAATAGGTTGATTGTTTCGCTCCTGTATCTTCCAAAAGGAAAAAAGATCTATGAGAGTTCTTTCCTGAATCCGAAAGAGAGTACTTGGGTTCTCCCAATAACTAAAAAGTTTAGCATGCCTGAATCTAACTGGGGTTCGCGGTGGTGGAGGGGCTGGATCGGAAAAAAGAGCGATTCTAGTTGTAAGATATCTAATGAAACCGTCGCTGGAATTGAGATATTATTCAAAGAGAAAGATCTCAAATATCTGGAGTTTTTCTTTGTATATTATAGGGATGATCCGATCCGCAAGGACCATGATTGGGAATTGTTTGATCGTCTTTCTCTGAGGAAGAGGCAAAATAGAATCAACTTGAATTCGGGACCACTATTCGAAATCTTCGTGAAACACTGGATTTGTTATCTCATGTCTGCTTTTCGTGAAAAAATACCAATTGAAGTGGAGGGTTTTTTCAAACAACAAGGGGCTGGGTCAACTATTCAATCAAATGATATTGAGCATGTTTCCCATCTCTTCTCGAGAAACAAGTGGGCTATTTCTTTGCAAAATTGTGCTCAATTTCATATGTGGCAATTCCGCCAAGATCTCTTCGTTAGTTGGGGGAAGAATCCGCCCGAATCGGATTTTTTGAGGAACGTATCGAGAGATAATTTGATTTGGTTAGACAATGTGTGGTTGGTAAACAAGGATCGGTTTTTTCGCAAGGTACGGAATGTATCGTCAAATATTCAATATGATTCCACAAGATCTAGTTTCGTTCAAGTAAGGGATTCTAGCCAATTGAAAGGATCTTCTGATCAATCCAGAGATCATTTTGATTCCATTAGTAATGAGGATTCGGAATATCACACATTGATCAATCAAAGAGAGATTCAACAACTAAAAGAAAGATCGATTCTTTGGGATCCTTCCTTTCTTCAAACGGAAGGAACAGAGATAGAATCAAACCGATTCCCGAAATGCCTTTCCGGATATTCCTCAATGTCCCGGCTATTCACGGAACGTGAGAAGCAGATGATTAATCATCTGCTTCCGGAAGAAATCGAAGAATTTCTTGGGAATCCTACAAGATCCGTTCGTTCTTTTTTCTCTGACAGATGGTCAGAACTTCATCTGGGTTCGAATCCTACTGAGAGGTCCACTAGAGATCAGAAATTGTTGAAGAAACAACAAGATCTTTCTTTTCTCAGGCGAGCGGAAAAAAAAGAAATGGTTAATCTATTCAAGATAATTACGTATTTACAAAATACCGTCTCAATTCATCCTATTTCATCAGATTCGGGATGTGATATGGTTCCGAAGGATGAACCGGATATGGACAGTTCCAACAAGATTTCATTCTTGAACAAAAATCCATTTTTTGATTTATTTCATCTATTCCATGACCGGAACAGGGGAGGATACACGTTACACCACGATTTTGAATCAGAAGAGAGATTTCAAGAAATGGCAGATTTATTCACTCTATCAATAACCGAGCCGGATCTGGTGTATCATAAGAGATTTGCCTTTTCTATTGATTCCTATGGATTGGATCCAAAACAATTCTTGAATGGGGTATTCAACTCCAGGTATGAATGGAAAACGACATCTTTATTGGTTTTATCGGTTCTACTTCCTATTTTTTATGAAGAGAATGAATCTTTTTATCGAAGGATCAGAAAAAAAAGGGTCCGGATCTTCTGCGGTAATGATTTGGAGGAGCCAAAACCAAAAATAGTGGTATTTGCTAGCAACAACATAATGGAGGCAGTCAATCAATATAGATTGATCCGAAATCTGATTCAAATCCAACATAGCACCCATAGGTACATAAGAAATGTATTGAATCGATTCTTTTTAATGAATAGATCCGATCGCAACTTCGAATATGGAATTCAAAGGGATCAAATAGGAAAGGATACTCTGAATCATAGAACTCTAATGAAATATACGATCAACCAACATTTATCGAATTTGAAAAAGAGTCAGAAGAGATGGTTGGATCCTCTTATTTTTTTTTCTCGAACCGAGAGATCCATGAATCGGGATCCTGATGCATATAGATACAAATGGTCCACTGGGAGCAATAATTTCCAGGAACATTTGGAACATTTCGTTTCTGAGCAGAAGAGCCGTTTTCAAGTAGTGTTCGATCGATTACGTATTAATCCATATTCGATTGATTGGTCTGAGGTTATCGACAAAAAAGATTTGTCTAAGCCACTTCGTTTCTTTTTGTCCAAGTTGCTTCTTTTTTTGTCTAACTCACTTCCTTTTTTGTTTGTCAGTTTCGGGAATATCCCCATTCATAGGTCCGAGATCTACATCTATGAATTGAAAGGTCCGAATGATCCACAGTTTTTAGAATCAATAGGTCTTCAAATCGTTCATTTGAAAAAATTGAAACCCTTCTTATTGGATGATCATGAGACTTGCCAAAAATCAAAATTCTTGATCAATGGAGGAACAATATCACCATTTTTGTTCAATAAGATACCAAAGTGGATGATTGACTCATTCCATACTAGAAATAATCGCAGGAAATCCTTTGATAACACGGATTCCTATTTCTCAATGATATTCCACGATCAATACAATTGGCTGAATCCCGCGAAATCATTTCATAGAAGTTCATTGAGATCTTCTTTTTATAAAGCAAATAAACTTCGATTCTTGAATAATCCACATCACTTCTGCTTCTATTGTAACAAAAGATTCCCCTTTTATGTGGAAAAGGCCCGTATCAATAATTATGATTTTACGTATGGACAATTCCTCAATATCTTGTTCATTCGCAACAAAATATTTTCTTTGTGCGTCGGTAAAAAAAAACCTGCTTTTTGGGGGAGAGATACTATTTCAGCAATCGAGTCACAGGTATCTAACATATTCATACCGAAGGCTTTTCCACAAAGTGGTGACGAAACGTATAACTTGTACAAATCTTTCCATTTTCCAAGTCGATCCAATCCATTTGTTCGTAGAGCTATTTACTCGATCGCAGACATTTATGGAACACCTCTAACAGAGGGACAAATAGTCAATTTTGAAAGAATTTATTGTCAACCTCTTTCAGATATGAATCTATCTGATTCAGAAGGGAAGAGCTTGTATCAGTATCTCAATTTCAATTCAAACATGGGTTTGATTCACACTCCATGTTCTGAGAAATTTTTACCATCCGAAAAGAGGAAACAACGGAGTCTTTGTCTAAAGAAATGCGTTGAGAAAGGGCAGATGTATAGAACTTTTCAACGAGATAGTGCTTATTCAACTCTCTCAAAATGGAATCTATTCCAAACATATATGCCATGGTTCCTTACTTCGACAGGGTACAGATATCTAAAGTTTTTATTTTTAGATACTTTTTCAGACCTATTGCCGATACGAAGTAGCAGTCAAAAATTTGTATCCATTTTTCATGATATTATGCATGGATCAGATATATCATGGCGAATTCTTCAGAAAAAATTATGTCTTCCACAATGGAATCTGATAAGTGAGATTTCGAGTAAGTGTTTCCATAATCTTCTTCTGTCCGAAGAAATGATTCATCGAAATAATAAGTCACCATTGATATCGACACATCTGACAAATGTTCGGGAGTTCCTCTATGCAATCCTTTTCCTTCTTCTTGTTGCTGCATATCTCGTTTGTACACATCTTCTCTTTGTTTTCGGGGCCTCTAGTGAGTTACAGACAGAGTTCGAAAAGGTCAAATCTTTGATGATTCCATCATCTATGATTGAGTTGCGAAAACTTCTGGATAGGTATCCTGCATCTGAACCGAATTCTTTCTGGTTAAAGAATCTCTTTCTAGTTGCTCTGAAACAATTAGGAGATTCTCTAGGTGGCAACATGCTATTGGGTGGTGGTCCCACTTATGGGGTCAAATCCATACGCTCTAAGAAGAAATATTTGAATATCAATCTCATCGATATCATCGATCTCATAAGTATCATACCAAATCCCATCAATCGAATCACTTTTTCGAGAAATACGAGATATCTAAGTCATACAAGTAAAGAGATCTATTCGTTGATAAGAAAAAGAAAAAACGTGAACGGAGACTGGATTGATGATAAAATAGAATCCTGGGTTGCAAACAGTGATTCGATTGATGATGAAAAAAGAGAATTCTTGGTTCAGTTCTCCACCTTAACGACAGAAAAAAGGATTGATCAAATTTTATTGAGTCTGACTCATAGTGATCATTTATCAAAGAATGACTCTGGTTATCAAATGATTGAGCAACCGGGAGCAATTTACTTACGATACTTAGTTGACATTCATAAAAAGTATCTAATGAATTATGAGTTCAATACATCCTCTTTAGCAGAAAGACGGATATTCCTTGCTCATTATCAGACAATCACTTATTCACAAACTGCGTGTGGGGCTAATAGTTTTCATTTCCCATCTCATGGAAAACCCTTTTCGCTCCGCTTAGCCTTATCCCTCTCTAGGGGTATTTTAGTGATAGGTTCTATAGGAACTGGACGATCTTATTTGGTCAAATACCTAGCGAAAAACTCCTATCTTCCTTTCATTACGGTATTTCTGAACAAGTTCCTGGATAACAAGTCTCAAGGTTTTGATGATATCGATATTGATGATATTGACGATATTGATGCTAGTGACGATATGGATGCTAGTGACGATATTGATGCTAGTGACGATATCCTTGATATGGAGCTGGAACTGCTAACTAGCATGAATGCGCTAACTATGGATATGATGCCTGAAGACGAAGACCGACTTTATATCACCCTTCAATTCGAATTAGCAAAAGCAATGTCTCCTTGCATAATATGGATTCCAAACATTCATGATCTGGATGTGAATGAGTCAAATTACTTCTCCCTAGGTCTATTAGTGAACCTTCTCTCCATGGATTATGAAACTAGAAATATTCTTGTTATTGCTTCGACTCATATTCCCCAAAAAGTGGATCCCGCTCTAATAGCTCCGAATAAATTAAATACGTGCATTAAGATACGAAGGCTTCTTATTCCACAACAACGAAAGCACTTTTTCACTCTTTCATATACTAGGGGATTTCACTTGGAAAAGAAAATGTTCCATACTAATGGATTCGGGTCCATAACCATGGGTTCCAATGCACGAGATCTTGTAGCACTTACCAATGAGGCCCTATCAATTAGTATTACACAGAAGAAATCAATTATAGATACTAATACAATTAGATCCGCTCTTCATAGACAAATTTGGGATTTGCGATCCCAGGTAAGATCGGTCCAGGATCACGGGATCCTTTTCTATCAGATAGGAAGGGCTGTAGCACAAAATGTACTTTTAAGTAATTGTCCCATGGATCCTATATCTATCTATATGAAAAAGAAATCATGTAACGAAGTGGATTATTATTTGTACAATTGGTACTTCGAACTTGGAACGAGCATGAAGAAATTAACGATACTTCTTTATCTTTTGAGTTGTTCTGCCGGATCGGTCACTCAAGATCTTTGGTCTCTACCCGGACCCGATGAAAAAAACGGGATCACTCCTTATGGACTCGTTGAGAATGATTCTGGTCTAGTTCGTGGCCTATTAGAAGTGGAAGGCGCTCTGGTGGGATCCTCACGGACATGCAGTCAGTTTGATAAGGATCGAGTGACATTGCTTCTTCGACCCGAACCAAGGAATCCCTTAGATATGATGCAAAATGGATCTTGTTCTATCCTTGATCAGAGATTTCTCTATGAAAAAGACGAATCGGAGTTTGAAGAGGGGGAAGGAGAAGGAGCCCTCGACCGGCAACAGATAGAGGAGGATTTATTCAATCACATAGTTTGGGCTCCTAGAATATGGCGCCCTTGGGGCTTTCTATTTGATTGTATCGAAAGGCCCAATTCATTGGGATTTCCCTATTGGTCCAGGTCATTTCGGGGCAAGCGGATCATTTATGATGAGGAGGATGAGCTTCAAGAGAATGATTCGGAGTTCTTGCAGAGTGGAACCGTGCAGTACCAGACACGAGATAGATCTTCCAAAGAACAAGGCCTTTTTCGAATAAGCCAATTCATTTGGGACCCTGCAGATCCACTCTTTTTCCTATTCAAAACTCAGCCCTTTGTCTCTGTGTTTTCAGATCGAGAATTATTTGCAGATGAAGAGATGTCAAAGGGGCTTCTTACTCCCCAAACAAATCCTCCTACATCTCTATATAAACGCTGGTTTATCAAGAAGACGCAAGAAAAGCACTTCGAATTGTTGATTAATCGCCAGAGATGGCTTAGAACCAATCATTCATTATCTAATGGATCTTTCCGTTCTAATACTCTATCCGAGAGTTATCAGTATTTATCAAATCTGTTCCTATCTAACGGAACACTATTGGATCAAATGACAAAGGCATTGTTGAGAAAAAGATGGCTTTTCCCGGATGAAATGCAAATTGGATTCATGGAACAGGAGAAGGTTTTCCCATTCCTTAGCCGGAAAGATATGTGGCCATGA
- the rps7 gene encoding ribosomal protein S7, which produces MSRRGTAEEKTAKSDPIYRNRLVNMLVNRILKHGKKSLAYQIIYRAVKKIQQKTETNPLSVLRQAIHGVTPGIAVKARRVGGSTHQVPVEIGSTQGKALAIRWLLAASRKRPGRNMAFKLSSELVDAAKGSGDAIRKREETHRMAEANRAFAHFR; this is translated from the coding sequence ATGTCACGTCGAGGTACTGCAGAAGAAAAAACTGCAAAATCTGATCCAATTTATCGTAATCGATTAGTTAACATGTTGGTTAACCGTATTCTGAAACACGGAAAAAAATCATTGGCTTATCAAATTATCTATCGAGCCGTGAAAAAGATTCAACAAAAGACAGAAACAAATCCACTATCTGTTTTACGTCAAGCAATACATGGAGTAACTCCGGGTATAGCAGTAAAAGCAAGACGTGTAGGTGGATCGACTCATCAAGTTCCCGTTGAAATAGGATCCACGCAAGGAAAAGCACTTGCCATTCGTTGGTTATTAGCGGCATCCCGAAAACGTCCGGGTCGAAATATGGCTTTCAAATTAAGTTCCGAATTAGTGGATGCTGCCAAAGGGAGTGGCGATGCCATACGCAAAAGGGAAGAGACTCATAGAATGGCAGAGGCAAATAGAGCTTTTGCACATTTTCGTTAA
- the ndhB gene encoding NADH-plastoquinone oxidoreductase subunit 2, translated as MIWHVQNENFILDSTRIFMKAFHLLLFDGSLIFPECILIFGLILLLMIDSTSDQKDIPWLYFISSTSLVMSITALLFRWREEPMISLSGNFQTNNFNEIFQFLILLCSTLCIPLSVEYIECTEMAITEFLLFVLTATIGGMFLCGANDLITIFVAPECFSLCSYLLSGYTKKDVRSNEATMKYLLMGGASSSILVHGFSWLYGSSGGEIELQEIVNGLINTQMYNSPGISIALLFITVGIGFKLSPAPSHQWTPDVYEGSPTPVVAFLSVTSKVAASALATRIFDIPFYFSSNEWHLLLEILAILSMILGNLIAITQTSMKRMLAYSSIGQIGYVIIGIIVGDSNDGYASMITYMLFYISMNLGTFACIVLFGLRTGTENIRDYAGLYTKDPFLALSLALCLLSLGGLPPLAGFFGKLYLFWCGWQAGLYLLVLIGLLTSVVSIYYYLKIIKLLMTGRNQEITPHVRNYRRSPLRSNNSIELSMIVCVIASTIPGISMNPIIAIAQDTLF; from the exons ATGATCTGGCATGTACAGAATGAAAACTTCATTCTCGATTCTACGAGAATTTTTATGAAAGCCTTTCATTTGCTTCTCTTCGATGGAAGTTTGATTTTCCCAGAATGTATCCTAATTTTTGGCCTAATTCTTCTTCTGATGATCGATTCAACCTCTGATCAAAAAGATATACCTTGGTTATATTTCATCTCTTCAACAAGTTTAGTAATGAGCATAACGGCCCTATTGTTCCGATGGAGAGAGGAACCTATGATTAGCCTTTCGGGAAATTTCCAAACGAACAATTTCAACGAAATCTTTCAATTTCTTATTTTACTATGTTCAACTCTATGTATTCCTCTATCCGTAGAGTACATTGAATGTACAGAAATGGCTATAACAGAGTTTCTCTTATTCGTATTAACAGCTACTATAGGAGGAATGTTTTTATGCGGTGCTAACGATTTAATAACTATCTTTGTAGCTCCAGAATGTTTCAGTTTATGCTCCTACCTATTATCTGGATATACCAAGAAAGATGTACGGTCTAATGAGGCTACTATGAAATATTTACTCATGGGTGGGGCAAGCTCTTCTATTCTGGTTCATGGTTTCTCTTGGCTATATGGTTCATCCGGGGGAGAGATCGAGCTTCAAGAAATAGTGAATGGTCTTATCAATACACAAATGTATAACTCCCCAGGAATTTCAATTGCGCTCCTATTCATCACTGTAGGAATTGGGTTCAAGCTTTCCCCAGCCCCTTCTCATCAATGGACTCCTGACGTATACGAAGGA TCTCCCACTCCAGTCGTTGCTTTTCTTTCTGTTACTTCGAAAGTAGCTGCTTCAGCTTTAGCCACTCGAATTTTCGATATTCCTTTTTATTTCTCATCAAACGAATGGCATCTTCTTCTGGAAATCCTAGCTATTCTTAGCATGATATTGGGGAATCTCATTGCTATTACTCAAACAAGCATGAAACGTATGCTTGCATATTCGTCCATCGGTCAAATTGGATATGTAATTATTGGAATAATTGTTGGAGACTCAAATGATGGATATGCAAGCATGATAACTTATATGCTGTTCTATATCTCCATGAATCTAGGAACTTTTGCTTGCATTGTCTTATTTGGTCTACGTACCGGAACTGAGAACATTCGAGATTATGCAGGATTATACACGAAAGATCCTTTTTTGGCTCTCTCTTTAGCCCTATGTCTCTTATCCCTAGGAGGTCTTCCTCCACTAGCAGGTTTTTTCGGAAAACTCTATTTATTCTGGTGTGGATGGCAGGCAGGCCTATATTTATTGGTTTTAATAGGACTCCTTACAAGCGTTGTTTCTATCTACTATTATCTAAAAATAATCAAGTTATTAATGACTGGACGAAACCAAGAAATAACCCCTCACGTGCGAAATTATAGAAGATCCCCTTTAAGATCAAACAATTCCATCGAATTGAGTATGATTGTATGTGTGATAGCATCTACTATACCAGGAATATCAATGAATCCGATTATTGCAATTGCTCAGGATACCCTTTTTTAG
- the ycf15 gene encoding hypothetical chloroplast RF15 — protein MRVQLHCIARIHVVYLKKVDLLASLTVQSSSRRAPFLLGPQRQNVGLAPTVHHGRKDSLSRDH, from the coding sequence ATGAGAGTCCAACTACATTGCATTGCCAGAATCCATGTTGTATATTTGAAAAAGGTTGACCTCCTTGCTTCTCTCACGGTACAATCCTCTTCCCGCCGAGCCCCCTTTCTCCTCGGTCCACAGAGACAAAATGTAGGACTGGCGCCAACAGTTCATCACGGAAGAAAGGACTCACTAAGCCGGGATCACTAA